A single genomic interval of Alistipes provencensis harbors:
- a CDS encoding WG repeat-containing protein codes for MKYNFQKHNVGIMINSKILASINLFLIPIIGNGKIGFINKNEKIIINPQFEEMKDEFFTEDSLVRVKRDSKWGVIDAFGKVRIPFNNQEINKYGDGLYEIRVGLGGRDSRGLVDSNNNIIVPIGVYGNFYYYKEFAIIITLDNKYGAMDKHGAVIVPPIYDSIDWTQKTDPILTAKLGDEKIEFNLNLLR; via the coding sequence ATGAAATACAATTTTCAAAAGCACAATGTAGGCATAATGATTAATAGCAAAATTCTTGCTTCGATAAATCTATTTTTAATCCCGATTATTGGTAATGGAAAAATTGGATTTATTAATAAAAATGAAAAAATTATCATAAACCCTCAATTTGAAGAAATGAAAGACGAATTTTTCACAGAAGATTCTCTTGTTCGAGTAAAACGCGACTCTAAATGGGGAGTTATTGATGCTTTTGGGAAAGTTCGCATTCCTTTTAATAATCAAGAAATCAATAAGTACGGAGATGGGTTATATGAAATACGCGTAGGTCTTGGTGGGCGAGATTCCCGAGGATTAGTCGACTCTAACAACAATATAATTGTTCCAATAGGAGTATATGGCAATTTCTATTATTATAAAGAGTTTGCTATAATTATAACATTGGATAATAAATATGGTGCTATGGATAAGCATGGAGCTGTAATAGTTCCGCCTATTTATGACTCTATTGATTGGACACAAAAGACCGACCCAATATTAACAGCGAAATTGGGAGATGAAAAAATAGAGTTCAATTTAAATCTCCTGAGATAA